From the genome of Nasonia vitripennis strain AsymCx chromosome 1, Nvit_psr_1.1, whole genome shotgun sequence, one region includes:
- the LOC100122107 gene encoding protein ELYS isoform X4 gives MDKEIEQYMGFDRNDFESTPLYDESLCSVLLSSTKIGCLITGCLGRVIIWQNDGSIGWISPPFDADNNAYVTHVALLEPSDDPRPFYYLWVACQNDSQESSAVLRMYAMLFNKKRNCEKAGESSLYFSLESEPSLKFELELEQGERVHSLLAVERENSRDSADCSLRGHGEDSLLLIGTSERLLMFDLNRWYKEQMPRTMAECRNPNSVMASYRTKQEDDDRKEIIACSFIPKSLREFPKGPTSPEELFYPNSLTLEWVELGLDNLTFWLARGVQTELLREIMIAGPIVLVKPTETYRRCLAAGLMPFDSLPQDHALDAEKCHQREMLLCLCLEQRWTKFLSRCANEWSDGSAAYLYPEFIRWGVQRASELKLCADSLCVPLFDQSGANIGEAEVKTLRFCCQQLECLTNVVSKLPNLESDLEKQRRTLKRIATYLEVLLWFYDVGLLPENQVIEEEEEEDMPQITLLSKIPYPRDKLVELYKKKRVASNGEEKEEEKLFIDQLIYHDCLRLRAQWEKEAGYEVPDHGGFYPPPSLQSLLRSFLVDCHRDDPDVTAATASAVDDQQADELDQAEMESKHSIAIYLLMDIAMLLQGTNPAVDRLIKYPSAFKLSPSLIKMTQAFWLLDHDDYDGFFKIITGQLIHSSDIKDWHHKLAIMALLKADQHKLALAYMRILKPPLASLDDQGTMITLSVGQGLVESAFHARPPSHYAQLLTKFFEACKANGKLGDILQLSLDTEEEEAFIKFLKKNDCDDTRLLYYLQRCRHTEASDLFTLDRMLNTRSNSTASKIQPNTLKVLSAFNATLPDITRHFATNYAKSTIPNSLASNKPIQPLQHQLSFMDPSSVMTNAGTGRCYPRPMSQCRDKLRGIYEIAVSKTRETCLKADRPGSSLTHVPFIDAPCSTIVFCSRASGNLPEPTDAYNVLYPEKKVINGGKRTHNMMAEGDDNADSNIEKKRRRLENGTAEIDMSSGDNQARLTRRLSMSNVCETPLVQRKLRPDVQTDSNGLNIETPHSILKIRELFRRNSDSPGYGFKNNLASEKEEYITHCASENVRPARQIRFSMDRMSGNGDTSSVNESKVEDPETESNYSTSSKNIEEESCAEEAFYSPNVSNKSLRNSSILSDGSVTKFIHGPRARRSLRRSSMLSGQSSDYQSNKTTSSANTTLDVSELDTSSEKSKKASNFSSLSPRKSILNSPSLYNASILSGDTSIEVSPFKRPFTLNNERNNDDETDESDNQSEDSQEVVAELNDTGLDKDSSVEPSIKEPEEKDEDEGIIEEEIDEEEKEAQNEEPNDDQMESQNEDVEEEGGGGANIDKSASSAYNLSQQNEISEDEDEQKFEQQPQKALEKEEEDEEEVDEDDTFQSLNNSANNAVASEITANCIRELENNIDLESRFSFISSVQQRTTIRRYEYNQDYSLTKNITLEKRDSSSFNYSLTKPIFLDSCGIARLQDSIVITDDESNDAVEVEQAGLEPVDIPPEEITEGEEQEGEEAELTLNLSGSDDSDVERKLKSNGSANIKEGEKNKEQELKIEKETRSFVSELSESSSDSGLIKRELQQVTPKKEESRGSRLQSSSSTKSDDLEGEGTPLRRSGRQHVTSIRQVPTPRRSIKSMSTSPGSKQLGETVAASSRKVSIDSEKRDTSAVTKEIKKILSHAIASNNPAKQIEEKRELEKPQKSPISKTTSRKPQTSSREPSQEKTLSQSKLEDSPTITSKRTTRTTRAGSVAKDATAKQHEPVRKTRAASIAKESAIVEMSVADEDVIDEPKEKKGRGRPPKVSKNITSNVTPKKESIKAKSEDSDETPEEVVKVAKSRATRTTSQLPKDTSAVKATTRKTRAGSVAADEVTAAHEEKPTRKTRAGSVAVDEKDKPVRRTRAGSVAVDEEDKPARKTRAGSVAVDEEDKPVRKTRAGSVAVDEEDKPARKTRAGSVVVDEEAHEAERPVRKTRGASVAKEDETVTSRKTRASSMAKESSNTTQEDSKSVPKRGTRASSLAKDMSNAEVADDTLGKRSSRKRGNSVPKEVPAIIVEPPRLTSRGRRSTSLLKEVILEESISQLDSPASSKRNRLPRAIEQAAVSSPASNTRSRRSSIQSVPEEIEEVVNQPVQTSRTTSKNTSESKDESRTRRATSVDSSVIPPTGKRLTRSVLAKTSILEEIIPEESTSKSPQTKKQPTRRKRATSLSVEAIEEAEKEKAKVKPKRGRKASENKDKGFLFSPPEEAGEITESGEECRTPIFKFSEPTGLQKFLTPVRYDDDEESSDMTTNLLKRDFQIDSERKTSARIQRHPRTCFVLPKKNKK, from the exons ATGGATAAGG AAATTGAACAGTACATGGGCTTTGACCGAAACGATTTTGAATCAACTCCTTTATACGACGAAAGCCTATGTTCAGTTCTTTTGAGCTCCACAAAAATCGGCTGTCTTATAACCGGTTGTCTGGGTCGCGTTATAATCTGGCAGAATGATGGCTCAATTGGCTGGATTAGTCCACCTTTTGATGCTGACAATAATGCATATGTCACGCATGTCGCTTTACTGGAACCCTCGGATGACCCTCGACCTTTTTACTATCTATGGGTCGCTTGTCAG AATGACTCCCAGGAATCTTCAGCCGTACTTCGCATGTATGCTatgttatttaacaaaaagcGCAACTGTGAAAAAGCTGGTGAATCGAGTTTGTACTTCAGTTTGGAGTCAGAGCCAAGTCTCAAATTCGAGCTAGAGCTAGAACAAGGTGAGCGCGTCCACAGTTTGCTAGCAGTCGAACGTGAAAATTCTCGTGACTCGGCCGACTGTAGCCTTCGCGGCCACGGCGAAGATAGTCTCTTACTCATTGGTACCAGTGAGCGACTGTTGATGTTTGATCTAAACCGCTGGTACAAGGAACAGATGCCTAGAACTATGGCAGAGTGTCGCAATCCAAACAGCGTTATGGCTAGCTACAGGACAAAGCAGGAAGATGACGACAGAAAAGAAATTATTGCTTGTAGCTTTATCCCAAAATCGTTGAGGGAATTTCCGAAAGGACCGACTTCACCTGAAGAGCTGTTCTATCCAAACTCATTAACACTGGAGTGGGTAGAGCTTGGGCTCGACAATTTAACGTTTTGGTTGGCAAGGGGCGTGCAAACCGAGTTGCTCAGGGAAATCATGATCGCTGGTCCGATTGTGCTAGTCAAACCGACCGAAACTTATCGTAGATGTCTCGCTGCTGGGCTG ATGCCGTTTGACTCATTACCGCAGGATCATGCATTGGACGCAGAAAAATGTCATCAACGCGAAATGCTTTTGTGTCTCTGTCTCGAGCAGCGCTGGACCAAATTTTTATCTCGCTGTGCCAACGAATGGTCAGACGGTAGCGCTGCTTATCTTTATCCAGAATTTATTCGCTGGGGTGTGCAACGCGCATCCGAACTCAAATTATGCGCAGATAGTCTATGCGTACCTCTCTTCGACCAGTCGGGGGCAAACATCGGCGAAGCTGAGGTAAAAACACTGAGGTTCTGCTGTCAGCAATTAGAGTGTCTCACCAACGTTGTTTCCAAATTGCCGAACCTTGAATCTGACTTAGAGAAGCAGAGAAGAACATTGAAGAGGATTGCTACATATCTAGAGGTTTTGCTTTGGTTTTACGATGTGGGATTGTTACCAGAGAATCAAGTAatcgaggaagaagaagaagaagatatGCCCCAGATCACATTATTATCCAAGATCCCGTATCCCCGAGATAAATTGGTCGAATTGtacaagaaaaaaagagtTGCTAGCAAtggagaagagaaagaagaagaaaagttgTTTATAGATCAGCTGATTTACCATGACTGCCTACGTCTGAGAGCACAATGGGAGAAAGAAGCAG gtTACGAGGTACCAGACCATGGGGGCTTCTACCCACCTCCATCTCTGCAATCTCTTTTGCGCAGTTTCCTCGTGGATTGCCATCGAGATGATCCGGACGTGACCGCTGCGACAGCTTCCGCTGTGGACGACCAGCAAGCAGATGAGCTCGATCAAGCCGAGATGGAGAGCAAGCATAGCATCGCCATTTACCTACTCATGGACATTGCGATGCTGCTACAAGGCACGAATCCTGCTGTCGATCGACTTATTAAATATCCTTCAGCCTTCAAACTGAGTCCCAGTTTGATTAAGATGACGCAAGCGTTTTGGCTACTCGACCACGATGACTACGATGGATTCTTTAAGATTATTACTGGACAACTTATACACAGTAGTGACATTAAAGACTGGCATCACAAGCTCGCTATTATGGCTCTTTTGAAAGCGGATCAACATAAACTAG cTCTCGCGTATATGCGAATACTAAAACCACCACTAGCTTCGCTGGATGATCAAGGCACGATGATCACCCTATCTGTAGGGCAAGGTCTTGTCGAGTCGGCATTTCATGCAAGACCACCTTCGCATTACGCGCAGCTACTTACTAAATTCTTTGAGGCATGCAAAGCGAATGGCAAGCTCGGTGATATATTGCAGCTGTCGCTTGATACTGAAGAAGAGGAGGCATTTATCAAGTTTCTGAAAAAAAACGATTGCGACGATACAAGATTGCTCTACTATCTGCAGAGATGCAGGCACACCGAAGCCAGTGATTTATTTACTTTGGACCGCATGCTGAATACTC GTTCAAATTCAACAGCATCGAAAATTCAACCAAACACTTTGAAGGTTCTAAGCGCGTTCAACGCAACGTTGCCGGATATTACACGACATTTTGCCACCAATTATGCTAAAAGTACTATACCTAATTCCTTAGCTTCGAACAAGCCCATTCAACCATTACAGCATCAGCTATCCTTTATGGACCCCAGCTCTGTGATGACGAACGCAGGGACTGGTCGATGTTACCCCCGACCCATGTCCCAGTGTCGCGACAAACTAAGGGGAATCTATGAGATTGCTGTCAGTAAAACTCGGGAAACCTGTCTCAAAGCCGACCGACCTGGTAGTTCCTTAACACATGTGCCTTTCATCGACGCACCATGTTCGACTATTGTTTTCTGCTCGAGAGCTAGCGGTAATTTGCCAGAGCCCACCGATGCGTATAATGTTTTGTATCCTGAAAAAAAGGTAATCAACGGGGGTAAGAGAACGCATAACATGATGGCTGAGGGGGATGACAACGCAGATTCGAATATCGAGAAGAAAAGGCGAAGGCTTGAAAATGGAACGGCGG aaatagACATGTCGAGTGGTGACAACCAAGCTAGATTAACTCGTCGGCTGAGTATGAGTAATGTCTGTGAAACGCCACTTGTACAGCGTAAATTGCGACCCGACGTTCAAACGGATTCAAATGGTCTAAACATAGAGACTCCACACTCGATTCTCAAGATCCGAGAACTTTTTCGACGTAATTCCGACTCCCCCGGTTATGGTTTTAAAAAT AATTTGGCAagcgaaaaagaagaatacATAACACACTGTGCGTCTGAGAATGTAAGACCAGCTCGACAGATCAGGTTCAGTATGGACAGAATGAGCGGCAATGGTGACACGTCCTCTGTAAACGAATCTAAGGTTGAGGATCCAGAAACAGAAAGCAATTATAGTACTAGTAGCAAGAATATTGAAGAAGAATCTTG tgCTGAAGAAGCTTTTTATAGTCCAAACGTGAGTAACAAGTCATTGAGGAACAGTTCGATTTTATCAGACGGCAGCGTCACTAAGTTTATTCATGGTCCAAGAGCTAGGCGTAGCCTAAGAAGAAGTAGTATGTTGTCTGGACAGTCCAGTGACTATCAGTCTAATAAGACGACTTCTTCCGCTAATACAACTTTGGACGTGTCAGAAttg GACACTTCGAGCGAGAAGAGCAAAAAAGCATCGAACTTCTCATCCCTGAGCCCACGAAAATCCATCTTGAATTCGCCCTCGTTATATAACGCTTCAATCCTGTCTGGTGACACAAGTATAGAAGTTTCGCCTTTTAAGAGACCATTTACCCTTAATAACGAGCGCAACAACGACGACGAAACCGATGAGTCAGATAATCAGTCGGAGGATAGTCAAGAAGTTGTGGCTGAACTCAATGATACAGGTCTGGATAAGGATTCTTCAGTCGAGCCGTCTATTAAAGAACCTGAGGAGAAAGACGAAGATGAAGGCATAATCGAAGAGGAAATtgatgaagaagaaaaagaagcgcaGAATGAAGAACCAAATGATGACCAAATGGAAAGTCAGAACGAAGAtgtagaagaagaaggaggaggaggagcgaATATCGATAAGTCTGCATCATCAGCATATAATCTATCTCAACAAAACGAAATCAGCGAAGACGAAGATGAACAAAAATTCGAGCAACAACCTCAAAAAGCTCTCGAGAAGGAAgaggaagacgaagaagaagtcgACGAAGATGACACTTTCCAAAGCTTAAATAACTCTGCCAACAACGCAGTTGCATCCGAGATCACTGCAAATTGCATCCGCGAGCTCGAGAACAACATTGATCTCGAATCCAGATTTAGTTTTATCAGCAGCGTGCAACAGCGAACTACCATTCGAAGATACGAATACAATCAAGACTACAGTCTCACGAAGAATATTACTCTAGAAAAGCGTGACAGCTCGAGCTTTAATTATAGCCTGACAAAGCCGATCTTCCTTGATAGCTGCGGAATCGCCAGACTTCAGGATTCAATTGTTATTACAGATGACGAGTCGAACGATGCCGTTGAAGTCGAGCAAGCAGGTTTGGAACCAGTGGACATCCCGCCAGAGGAAATAACAGAAGGGGAAGAGCAAGAAGGCGAAGAGGCTGAGTTGACACTAAATCTATCTGGTTCGGATGATTCTGATGTGGAGAGAAAGTTAAAATCTAATGGATCAGCGAATATAAAAGAAggcgagaaaaataaagaacaaGAGCTTAAGATAGAGAAGGAAACTAGGTCATTTGTATCAGAACTGTCAGAGTCTTCTTCAGATTCAGGATTAATCAAGAGGGAACTGCAGCAGGTGACTCCCAAAAAAGAAGAATCTCGG GGTTCGCGATTGCAATCATCGTCATCAACAAAAAGCGATGATCTCGAAGGAGAAGGCACTCCGCTGAGGCGCAGCGGTAGGCAACATGTGACTAGTATCCGCCAGGTACCAACTCCCCGACGGTCCATTAAATCCATGTCAACGAGTCCTGGCAGTAAACAGTTGGGTGAAACAGTTGCTGCGAGTAGTAGAAAAG TTTCAATAGATAGCGAAAAGCGGGATACATCGGCGGTGacgaaagaaataaaaaaaattctctctcATGCGATTGCGAGCAACAACCCGGCGAAACAAATTGAAGAAAAGCGGGAACTCGAAAAGCCTCAAAAAAGTCCAATATCAAAAACAACAAGTCGAAAACCACAGACCTCTTCTCGCGAGCCATCACAGGAAAAAACTCTTTCTCAATCAAAGCTTGAGGATTCACCCACCATAACAAGCAAACGCACTACTCGTACCACAAGAGCGGGATCTGTTGCAAAGGACGCAACTGCTAAGCAGCATGAACCGGTAAGAAAAACGCGCGCAGCATCGATAGCCAAGGAAAGCGCGATTGTTGAAATGAGCGTAGCGGATGAGGATGTTATTGACGAgccaaaagagaaaaaaggcagAGGCAGACCACCGaaagtttcaaaaaatataacgTCGAATGTGACGCCCAAGAAGGAATCAATCAAAGCGAAATCTGAAGACTCAGACGAGACTCCAGAAGAAGTCGTGAAGGTCGCTAAATCGAGGGCCACGCGAACTACTTCTCAACTTCCTAAGGATACGTCCGCTGTCAAAGCAACTACTAGAAAAACAAGAGCAGGTTCTGTAGCTGCTGATGAGGTAACTGCGGCGCACGAAGAGAAGCCGACGAGGAAGACTCGGGCTGGATCCGTAGCAGTTGACGAGAAGGATAAGCCCGTACGAAGAACTCGGGCTGGATCTGTAGCAGTAGATGAAGAAGACAAACCAGCGCGGAAGACTCGAGCTGGATCTGTGGCAGTTGATGAGGAAGACAAACCAGTGCGGAAGACTCGAGCTGGATCTGTGGCAGTTGATGAAGAAGACAAACCAGCGCGAAAAACTCGTGCTGGATCTGTTGTTGTAGATGAGGAAGCTCACGAGGCAGAAAGGCCAGTCAGAAAAACGCGAGGAGCCTCTGTGGCAAAAGAGGACGAGACAGTGACATCGAGGAAAACGCGAGCATCGTCAATGGCCAAGGAAAGTAGCAATACTACCCAAGAAGATTCAAAATCGGTGCCCAAGAGAGGTACGAGAGCTTCATCGCTAGCCAAGGATATGAGTAACGCGGAAGTAGCTGATGATACCCTGGGCAAGAGATCGTCGCGGAAGCGTGGTAACTCGGTACCCAAGGAGGTGCCAGCTATCATTGTTG AACCACCTAGATTAACATCACGTGGTAGACGATCCACGAGTCTTCTTAAAGAAGTAATTCTTGAAGAGAGCATATCTCAACTGGATTCTCCAGCTAGCAGCAAACGCAACAGACTGCCACGAGCCATAGAGCAAGCAGCTGTCTCGAGTCCTGCCTCAAATACTCGCAGTCGTCGCTCTTCTATTCAGTCAGTTCCGGAAGAAATTGAAGAAGTTGTTAACCAGCCTGTTCAGACCTCTAGAACCACGTCAAAGAACACATCCGAGTCAAAAGATGAAAGCAGAACTCGACGAGCCACAAGTGTCGACTCTTCCGTAATTCCGCCCACAGGCAAACGACTTACTCGCAGTGTTCTCGCCAAGACCTCTATTTTAGAAGAGATCATACCCGAGGAATCGACGTCCAAATCGCCGCAAACGAAGAAGCAGCCTACGAGAAGAAAACGTGCGACGTCATTGTCGGTAGAAGCGATCGAGGAGgctgagaaagagaaagcgaAAGTTAAACCTAAGAGAGGTAGAAAAGCCAGTGAGAACAAGGACAAGGGTTTTTTGTTCTCACCGCCTGAAGAAGCAGGAGAAATTACGGAGAGCGGCGAAG AATGTCGTACACCGATCTTCAAGTTTTCAGAACCGACCGGACTACAGAA ATTTTTAACGCCAGTTCGCTACGACGACGATGAGGAGTCTTCCGACATGACAACAAACCTATTGAAACGCGACTTTCAGATAGACAGTGAACGAAAGACTTCAGCAAGAATCCAGCGACATCCGCGAACCTGCTTCGTACTGcccaaaaaaaataaaaaataa